The following coding sequences are from one Prochlorococcus sp. MIT 0604 window:
- the lipB gene encoding lipoyl(octanoyl) transferase LipB, whose amino-acid sequence MVNRTAIIKQPDNISFFNDIYKLQKEYQEALILDNSKPDFIWIGEHQLCYTLGRGSNYDNLLFSLNDDNYDVFKIDRGGEVTCHMPGQLVTYLVLDLKNFNKDLNWYLRKIEEIIIKILGTFNIDCHSREGFTGVWIGNKKIASIGIGCKRWITINGFSINIDCELENFNKIVPCGIENCLMANMIDYNKNLNIQEVTRIVKKIIQEEFNFNFVSK is encoded by the coding sequence ATGGTTAATAGAACAGCAATAATTAAACAACCTGATAATATTTCTTTTTTCAATGATATTTATAAATTACAAAAAGAATATCAGGAGGCCTTGATTTTAGATAACTCTAAACCTGATTTTATTTGGATAGGTGAGCATCAACTCTGTTATACGTTGGGTAGAGGATCTAATTACGATAATTTATTATTTTCTTTGAATGATGATAATTATGATGTTTTTAAGATTGATAGAGGCGGCGAGGTTACTTGTCATATGCCAGGACAATTAGTAACTTACTTGGTGTTAGATTTGAAAAATTTTAATAAAGATTTAAATTGGTATTTAAGAAAAATTGAAGAAATTATTATAAAAATTCTTGGAACTTTTAATATAGATTGTCATTCAAGAGAGGGGTTCACTGGTGTTTGGATAGGAAATAAGAAAATTGCTTCAATTGGAATTGGTTGTAAAAGATGGATTACGATAAATGGATTTTCAATTAATATTGACTGCGAATTAGAAAACTTTAATAAGATTGTTCCTTGCGGAATAGAAAATTGTCTTATGGCAAATATGATTGATTACAACAAAAATCTAAATATTCAAGAAGTCACGAGAATTGTTAAAAAAATCATTCAGGAAGAATTTAATTTTAATTTTGTATCAAAATAG
- a CDS encoding AMP-binding protein: protein MTDLAYWPSAKPLSKKDTFAKNRDFIKNLHHIDQIWEKLKFKCGDTLAVSDLRGKYKEKFSYFELADLITKVSFSFKNYGLVKGDVVTVISENSPRWLVVDQGLMRLGAINAVRGINSPSVELDYIIEHSNSVGLVVQSKETWLKLNNKEKLKKNLKFIINLEDEQFESLISWNQFISSVEKENSQNNNLEKDTPEIDDVATILYTSGTTGKPKGVPLTHANFLHQIINLAYIADPEPGTSVLSVLPIWHSYERSAEYFFFSCGCSQYYTIPKFLKDDITQIKPVVMATVPRLWEAIHDGFFQALKKMPSKKQRLIKFLISNSSVFKRNLRKIRNLDINQITFKSKVPLLGSLIGRYPLHKLSSAFLWPNILRQLCGEKLKFPINGGGALPEHVDLFFESLGVDVLVGYGLTETSPVLTCRRRELNVRGSSGQPLAFTEIKIVNDDKKKILKFREVGKILVKGPQVMKGYLNNELATKEVLSKDGWFDTGDLGFLIPNGSLFITGRAKDTIVLSSGENIEPNPLETEILSSEFINQIQLVGQDKKCLTALVVPNVELVKNKFLEEDLSKLNLNKNIGTFFKSQINNLLKRRLGARSEEQILDCYFVDAFTLENGLLTQTLKQKRKEIEKKYSLQIENMYENKFSKKI, encoded by the coding sequence ATGACTGACTTAGCGTATTGGCCTTCAGCCAAACCTCTTTCTAAAAAAGATACATTTGCTAAAAATAGAGATTTTATTAAAAACCTTCATCATATAGATCAAATTTGGGAAAAATTAAAATTTAAATGCGGTGATACTTTAGCTGTTAGCGATTTAAGAGGGAAATACAAAGAAAAATTTTCTTATTTTGAGTTGGCTGATTTAATAACAAAAGTCTCTTTTTCTTTTAAAAATTATGGTTTAGTAAAGGGAGATGTAGTTACTGTAATATCAGAAAATTCCCCAAGATGGCTAGTAGTAGATCAAGGCTTAATGCGTTTAGGAGCTATAAATGCAGTGAGAGGTATTAATTCTCCTTCAGTAGAATTAGATTATATTATTGAGCACTCTAATTCAGTAGGTCTAGTAGTTCAATCTAAGGAGACTTGGCTAAAGTTAAACAACAAAGAAAAATTAAAAAAAAATCTGAAATTCATCATCAATTTAGAAGATGAACAATTTGAAAGTTTAATAAGTTGGAATCAATTCATAAGTTCAGTAGAAAAAGAAAATTCACAAAATAATAATCTTGAAAAAGATACTCCAGAAATTGATGATGTTGCTACTATCCTTTACACTTCAGGGACAACAGGAAAACCTAAAGGTGTCCCCTTGACTCATGCAAATTTTTTACATCAAATAATCAATTTAGCCTATATTGCTGATCCAGAACCTGGGACTTCTGTATTAAGCGTTTTGCCTATCTGGCATTCTTATGAGAGAAGTGCTGAATACTTCTTTTTTTCATGTGGTTGCTCTCAATACTATACAATTCCAAAATTCTTGAAAGATGATATTACACAAATAAAACCTGTTGTCATGGCTACTGTACCAAGACTATGGGAGGCAATACATGATGGTTTTTTTCAGGCGTTGAAAAAAATGCCTTCCAAAAAACAAAGACTTATTAAGTTTCTGATAAGTAATAGTTCAGTTTTCAAAAGAAATCTAAGAAAGATACGAAATTTAGATATCAACCAAATAACTTTTAAATCAAAAGTTCCCTTACTAGGTTCTCTTATAGGCCGATATCCTTTACATAAATTGTCTAGTGCTTTTTTATGGCCGAATATTCTTAGACAACTATGCGGAGAAAAATTGAAATTTCCCATTAACGGCGGAGGTGCACTGCCAGAACATGTGGATCTTTTTTTTGAATCTTTAGGTGTAGATGTTTTAGTGGGATATGGACTCACAGAAACTAGTCCAGTATTAACTTGTAGGAGAAGAGAATTAAATGTTAGAGGATCATCCGGACAGCCTCTAGCATTTACTGAAATTAAAATAGTGAATGATGATAAAAAAAAGATTCTGAAGTTCAGAGAAGTCGGAAAAATTCTTGTTAAGGGACCACAAGTAATGAAAGGTTATCTTAATAATGAATTAGCTACAAAAGAAGTTTTATCCAAGGATGGTTGGTTTGATACTGGTGATTTAGGTTTTCTCATACCAAATGGTTCTCTATTTATAACAGGAAGAGCCAAGGATACAATAGTGCTATCAAGTGGTGAAAATATAGAACCTAATCCACTAGAGACCGAAATCCTTAGTTCCGAATTTATTAATCAGATTCAACTAGTAGGACAAGATAAGAAATGTTTAACAGCCCTTGTTGTGCCTAATGTCGAATTGGTTAAAAACAAGTTTTTGGAAGAAGACCTTTCAAAATTAAACCTGAATAAGAATATTGGTACATTTTTTAAATCTCAAATTAATAATTTGCTTAAACGTCGATTAGGAGCAAGATCAGAAGAACAAATATTAGATTGTTATTTTGTTGATGCTTTTACTTTAGAAAATGGTTTGTTAACGCAAACTCTTAAACAAAAAAGAAAAGAAATAGAAAAAAAATATTCATTACAAATAGAAAATATGTATGAAAACAAATTTAGTAAGAAAATTTGA
- a CDS encoding YlqD family protein, with the protein METKNSISIKRSIAIKAVVTPTWKEDAEKELSKAISNIDRQLSQLEQEGQQIVNNIRSQSVNPLDPRVQEQVSQVQQQVAAKRNEIEEQKRNLLQQQSQVRELKMDEIVDQGQVDSFCDVTVGDNLIEKMQVSITVKDGVIQSIDNN; encoded by the coding sequence ATGGAAACCAAAAACTCAATATCTATTAAGCGCTCAATAGCTATTAAAGCTGTAGTTACACCAACTTGGAAGGAAGATGCTGAAAAAGAATTAAGTAAAGCAATTTCAAACATTGACAGGCAATTATCTCAACTTGAGCAGGAGGGGCAGCAAATAGTAAATAATATTAGATCCCAATCGGTTAATCCTCTAGATCCAAGAGTTCAAGAACAGGTTAGTCAGGTGCAACAACAAGTCGCAGCAAAACGAAATGAAATTGAAGAACAAAAAAGAAATCTACTTCAACAACAGAGTCAAGTTCGCGAATTAAAAATGGACGAAATTGTTGATCAAGGGCAAGTGGATAGTTTCTGTGATGTCACTGTGGGAGACAATCTTATTGAAAAAATGCAAGTCTCGATTACGGTTAAAGATGGAGTTATACAATCTATAGATAATAATTAA
- a CDS encoding dihydrolipoamide acetyltransferase family protein: protein MSHEIFMPALSSTMTEGKIVEWLKNPGDKVERGESVLVVESDKADMDVESFQDGYLAAVLMPAGSTAPVGETIGIIVENEDEIASVQEQNKGNQPEVSSSDQLELVSNKIEEKPVVQSEIVEKQEKEVVLMSEKAAPSFKSDQINAATSNVSSRIIASPRAKKLASQMGVDLAKVHGSGPHGRIQADDILKANGQPVSIPWIGEGGSPASIPSANLGVESKSETSGNSFGNPGETVQFNTLQKAVNKNMESSLDVPCFRVGYSINTDKLDNFYKKVKQNGVTMTALLVKAVAKTLKKHPQVNSSFSENGISYPENINIAVAVAMEDGGLITPVLKEPCNTDLFELSREWKDLVKRSRLKQLEPDEYSTGTFTLSNLGMFGVDRFDAILPPGTGAILAIASSKPTVVANSDSSISVKKIMQVNLTADHRVIYGADGASFLKDLANLIENEPETLVS from the coding sequence ATGTCTCACGAAATATTCATGCCAGCCTTGAGTTCTACTATGACGGAGGGCAAGATTGTGGAATGGTTGAAAAATCCGGGAGATAAAGTTGAAAGAGGTGAATCTGTCTTGGTTGTTGAATCTGACAAGGCAGATATGGATGTTGAATCTTTTCAAGATGGATATCTTGCGGCTGTTTTAATGCCTGCCGGCAGCACTGCACCAGTAGGAGAGACTATCGGTATTATTGTAGAAAATGAGGATGAGATAGCTTCTGTTCAAGAACAAAATAAGGGAAATCAACCCGAAGTTTCTAGTTCGGATCAACTTGAATTGGTAAGCAATAAAATTGAAGAAAAACCTGTAGTTCAAAGTGAAATTGTTGAAAAACAAGAAAAAGAAGTCGTATTAATGAGTGAAAAGGCAGCCCCATCTTTTAAAAGTGATCAAATAAATGCTGCTACGAGTAATGTTTCTTCGAGGATAATTGCATCTCCAAGAGCTAAAAAACTTGCCTCTCAAATGGGTGTTGATTTAGCAAAGGTTCATGGATCTGGCCCTCACGGAAGGATTCAAGCCGATGATATTTTAAAAGCTAATGGCCAACCAGTCTCTATTCCATGGATAGGCGAAGGTGGTTCTCCTGCAAGTATCCCTAGTGCAAATTTGGGAGTCGAAAGTAAATCAGAAACTTCAGGAAATAGTTTTGGCAATCCTGGAGAAACAGTTCAATTTAATACTCTTCAAAAAGCGGTAAATAAAAATATGGAATCTAGTTTAGATGTTCCATGTTTTAGGGTAGGTTACTCTATCAATACAGATAAATTAGATAATTTCTACAAAAAGGTAAAACAGAACGGAGTTACTATGACTGCTTTACTTGTAAAGGCAGTTGCAAAGACACTAAAGAAACATCCTCAAGTTAACTCAAGCTTTTCAGAAAATGGAATTTCTTATCCAGAAAATATAAATATTGCTGTTGCTGTTGCAATGGAAGATGGGGGACTAATAACTCCAGTATTAAAAGAACCATGCAATACTGATTTATTTGAATTATCTAGGGAATGGAAAGATCTCGTAAAAAGATCGAGATTAAAACAATTAGAACCAGATGAATACTCAACGGGAACATTTACCTTATCTAACCTTGGTATGTTTGGTGTTGATAGATTTGACGCAATACTACCCCCAGGGACCGGTGCCATCTTAGCGATAGCATCATCAAAACCAACTGTTGTAGCTAATAGTGATAGTTCAATATCTGTTAAAAAAATAATGCAAGTAAATCTTACAGCTGATCACAGAGTGATCTATGGAGCTGATGGTGCTTCATTCTTAAAAGACTTGGCTAACCTGATTGAAAATGAGCCAGAGACACTTGTATCTTAA
- the queA gene encoding tRNA preQ1(34) S-adenosylmethionine ribosyltransferase-isomerase QueA: MISQINKEERDYRLESYDYLLDPSLIASKPSAIRHESRLMIVRNSALEKDCLTNKFTKNLLDEFREGDLVVVNNTKVMKARLKVELENGTLVELLVLERSHDCVWLCLAKPAKKLKINRKIILKSPSAQDINLMVDGVEKETGGRFIKFPENITDLNSMNDLLDKYGGIPLPPYIKNTEEESFHENSYQTVYATNPGAVAAPTAGLHLSKSLIFNLKKKGVIILPITLHVGYGTFKPIDQEDLSNLKLHKEWVSVNKELVEEIKKIKKTDRRIIAIGTTSVRALESCYSHEINDYIPIAKYVDLVIKPGYKFKVVDGLLTNFHLPKSSLLLLVSAMIGRERLLDLYKKAIKEKFRFFSYGDAMYISPDSLLEKK; the protein is encoded by the coding sequence TTGATTTCTCAAATTAATAAAGAAGAAAGAGATTATAGGCTTGAATCTTATGATTATTTACTTGATCCTTCATTAATTGCTAGTAAACCTTCTGCAATTAGGCATGAATCAAGATTGATGATAGTTAGAAATAGTGCTTTAGAAAAAGACTGCTTAACTAATAAATTTACCAAGAATCTTTTAGATGAATTTAGAGAAGGCGATCTTGTAGTTGTTAACAATACTAAGGTAATGAAAGCTAGGTTAAAGGTTGAATTAGAAAATGGGACTTTAGTCGAATTATTAGTCTTAGAAAGATCCCATGATTGTGTTTGGTTATGTTTAGCAAAGCCAGCGAAAAAATTAAAAATAAATAGAAAAATAATATTAAAATCTCCTTCTGCACAAGATATTAATTTGATGGTTGATGGGGTTGAAAAAGAAACTGGAGGGAGATTTATTAAATTTCCTGAAAATATAACTGATCTCAATTCAATGAATGACCTTCTTGATAAATACGGGGGAATCCCTCTCCCGCCTTATATAAAAAATACCGAAGAAGAATCTTTTCATGAGAATAGTTATCAAACTGTGTATGCAACTAATCCAGGGGCCGTTGCTGCGCCAACTGCTGGTTTACACTTAAGCAAAAGTCTTATTTTTAATCTAAAAAAAAAAGGAGTCATAATTTTACCGATAACTTTGCATGTGGGCTATGGAACATTCAAACCAATTGATCAAGAGGATTTAAGTAACTTAAAACTTCATAAAGAATGGGTAAGTGTTAATAAGGAATTAGTGGAGGAAATAAAAAAAATAAAGAAAACAGATAGAAGAATAATTGCTATTGGGACAACTAGCGTGAGGGCTCTTGAAAGTTGTTATTCTCACGAAATTAATGACTATATTCCCATAGCGAAGTACGTGGATTTAGTAATTAAGCCAGGTTATAAATTTAAGGTAGTTGATGGATTATTAACTAATTTTCATCTTCCTAAAAGCTCGTTATTACTTTTAGTAAGTGCAATGATTGGTAGAGAAAGATTATTAGATTTGTATAAAAAAGCCATAAAAGAAAAATTTAGATTTTTCTCTTATGGCGATGCGATGTATATTTCACCAGATTCATTACTGGAGAAAAAATAG
- the cysK gene encoding cysteine synthase A — MAKIYEDNSFAIGNTPLVKLKSVTKNAKATVLAKIEGRNPAYSVKCRIGANMIWDAEKSGKLTKDKTIVEPTSGNTGIALAFTASARGYKLILTMPESMSIERRRVMAVLGAEIVLTEASKGMPGAIAKAKEIAESNPSQYFMPGQFDNPANPEIHFKTTGPEIWDDCDGEIDVLVAGVGTGGTITGVSRYIKQEKGKNITSVAVEPSHSPVITQTMNGEEVKSGPHKIQGIGAGFIPKNLDLSIVDKVEQVTNDESIEMALRLAKEEGLLVGISCGAAAAAAVRLAEQDEYAGKTIVVVLPDLAERYLSSIMFTEVPSGIIQEPVKA, encoded by the coding sequence ATGGCAAAAATTTATGAGGACAACAGTTTTGCTATTGGAAACACTCCATTAGTAAAATTAAAATCAGTTACTAAAAACGCGAAAGCTACAGTACTTGCAAAAATTGAAGGTAGAAATCCTGCTTATAGTGTCAAATGCAGGATTGGCGCCAACATGATTTGGGATGCAGAAAAAAGTGGGAAGCTTACAAAAGACAAAACTATTGTTGAGCCAACTTCTGGAAATACAGGAATTGCTCTAGCTTTTACTGCTTCAGCAAGAGGTTATAAACTCATCCTTACAATGCCAGAATCCATGTCAATTGAAAGAAGAAGGGTTATGGCAGTGTTGGGGGCTGAAATTGTTTTAACAGAGGCATCTAAAGGTATGCCTGGAGCAATAGCTAAGGCTAAAGAAATTGCAGAAAGTAATCCTTCTCAATATTTCATGCCAGGTCAATTTGATAATCCAGCAAACCCTGAAATTCATTTCAAAACTACTGGACCAGAAATCTGGGATGATTGCGATGGTGAAATTGATGTCTTAGTTGCAGGGGTTGGAACTGGCGGCACAATTACAGGAGTTTCAAGATACATTAAGCAAGAAAAGGGTAAAAATATTACTTCTGTAGCTGTAGAACCATCACATAGTCCTGTTATTACACAGACGATGAATGGAGAAGAGGTTAAATCTGGACCACATAAAATTCAAGGAATTGGAGCAGGATTTATTCCTAAGAACCTTGACTTATCAATTGTCGATAAGGTTGAACAGGTGACAAATGACGAGTCAATCGAGATGGCTCTTAGATTAGCAAAAGAAGAAGGTCTATTAGTCGGAATATCTTGTGGAGCTGCTGCTGCTGCTGCTGTTAGATTAGCTGAACAAGATGAATATGCGGGAAAAACTATTGTAGTTGTTCTACCTGATTTGGCAGAGAGATATTTATCATCAATTATGTTTACTGAAGTTCCAAGCGGAATCATTCAAGAACCAGTCAAAGCCTAA